The following are from one region of the Achromobacter xylosoxidans genome:
- a CDS encoding ABC transporter ATP-binding protein: protein MSATAPTPLIDLSQVSKRFGERPTGPATRAMQRLGLSKPPAVTRAVDNVDLIVNPGEVVGLVGESGCGKSTLGRIAAGLLTPSGGEIRINGVRPADMNSAQAHAARLQVQMIFQDPYASLNPRLRVDEIVGEAARIHGLVGNGDFDDYVSAQLERAGLDPALRQRYPHQFSGGQRQRIGIARALAVQPTMLVCDEAVAALDVSIQAQILNLFMDLREDLGLTYLFISHDLGVVEHLSDRVVIMYLGRVVETATVEEVFRHPNHPYTQALLAEIPSLKSRHKTFTAIKGEIPSPLNPPGGCHFHPRCPHAMPRCKTEVPTLKGIAINHLSACHLNDMA from the coding sequence ATGAGCGCGACCGCCCCTACCCCGCTGATTGATCTCAGCCAAGTCAGCAAGCGTTTCGGCGAACGCCCCACCGGCCCCGCGACGCGCGCCATGCAGCGCCTGGGCCTGTCCAAGCCGCCCGCCGTGACCCGCGCCGTCGACAACGTGGACCTGATCGTCAACCCCGGCGAAGTGGTCGGCCTGGTCGGCGAGTCCGGCTGCGGCAAGTCCACGCTGGGCCGCATCGCGGCCGGCCTCTTGACGCCCTCCGGCGGCGAGATCCGCATCAACGGCGTGCGCCCGGCCGACATGAACTCGGCCCAGGCCCATGCCGCGCGCCTGCAAGTGCAGATGATCTTCCAGGACCCCTACGCCAGCCTCAACCCGCGCCTGCGCGTGGACGAGATCGTGGGCGAAGCGGCCCGCATCCACGGCCTGGTCGGCAACGGCGACTTCGACGACTACGTCAGCGCCCAGCTGGAACGCGCCGGCCTGGACCCGGCCCTGCGCCAGCGCTATCCGCACCAGTTCAGCGGCGGCCAGCGCCAGCGCATCGGCATCGCCCGCGCCCTGGCCGTGCAGCCCACCATGCTGGTGTGCGACGAGGCCGTGGCCGCGCTGGACGTGTCGATCCAGGCGCAGATCCTGAACCTTTTCATGGACCTGCGCGAAGACCTGGGGCTGACCTATCTCTTCATCAGCCATGACCTGGGCGTGGTCGAGCACCTGTCCGACCGCGTCGTGATCATGTACCTGGGCCGCGTGGTGGAAACGGCCACGGTGGAAGAAGTCTTCCGCCACCCCAACCACCCGTACACGCAGGCCCTGCTGGCCGAGATCCCCAGCCTGAAGTCGCGCCACAAGACCTTTACCGCGATCAAGGGCGAGATCCCCAGCCCGCTGAATCCGCCGGGAGGCTGCCATTTCCATCCGCGCTGCCCGCATGC
- a CDS encoding ABC transporter ATP-binding protein: MSADRHIAGAPTLEVRNLRTHFHTRAGVLPAVDDVSFTLERGKILGLVGESGSGKSVTGFSIMGLVDAPGRIVGGEVLFQGRDLTKLAPRELRKLQGNRIAMIFQDPMMTLNPVLRVDAQMIETVRAHNKMSVAQARALSRDTLGMMGIPSPEERLLAYPHQLSGGMRQRVAIAIAMLHRPDLIIADEPTTALDVTIQAQILSEVQKLAQQHGTSLIWITHDLSVVAGLADDVAVMYAGRIVEHGTVDDVLDRPQHPYTVGLIDSLPSNNRRGQRLRQIPGMTPNLLNLPTGCAFAARCSRATAACGQQPGITQALPEHKVRCFHPTIQTSEVMA, encoded by the coding sequence ATGAGCGCCGACCGCCATATTGCCGGCGCACCGACGCTGGAGGTGCGCAACCTGCGCACCCACTTCCATACCCGCGCGGGCGTGCTGCCCGCCGTGGACGACGTGTCCTTCACGCTGGAACGCGGCAAGATCCTGGGCCTGGTCGGCGAGTCCGGCTCGGGCAAGTCCGTCACGGGCTTCTCCATCATGGGCCTGGTCGACGCGCCGGGCCGCATCGTCGGCGGCGAAGTGCTGTTCCAGGGCCGCGACCTGACCAAGCTGGCGCCGCGCGAGCTGCGCAAGCTGCAGGGCAACCGCATCGCCATGATCTTCCAGGATCCGATGATGACGCTGAACCCCGTGCTGCGGGTGGACGCGCAAATGATCGAGACCGTGCGCGCCCACAACAAGATGAGCGTGGCGCAAGCCCGCGCCCTGTCGCGCGACACGCTGGGCATGATGGGCATCCCCAGCCCCGAAGAGCGGCTGCTGGCCTACCCGCATCAGCTGTCCGGCGGCATGCGCCAGCGCGTGGCCATTGCGATTGCCATGCTGCACCGGCCCGACCTGATCATCGCCGACGAGCCCACCACCGCGCTGGACGTCACCATCCAGGCGCAGATCCTGTCCGAAGTGCAGAAGCTCGCGCAACAGCACGGCACCAGCCTGATCTGGATCACCCACGACCTGTCGGTGGTGGCCGGCCTGGCCGACGACGTGGCGGTGATGTACGCCGGCCGCATCGTCGAGCACGGCACCGTCGACGACGTGCTGGACCGTCCGCAGCACCCCTACACCGTGGGCCTGATCGACAGCCTGCCCAGCAACAACCGGCGCGGCCAACGCCTGCGCCAGATTCCCGGCATGACGCCCAACCTGCTCAACCTGCCCACGGGCTGTGCCTTCGCGGCGCGCTGCTCGCGCGCCACCGCCGCCTGCGGCCAGCAGCCCGGCATCACCCAGGCCCTACCCGAACACAAAGTGCGTTGCTTCCACCCCACGATCCAGACCAGCGAGGTAATGGCATGA
- a CDS encoding ABC transporter permease translates to MSAVSTPNPTPALRRESPWRRNLAEFMSSKTAVLGLAVATLLILAAILAPWIAPQNPYDLLQIDVLDARLPPGSMNGLDTFHYWLGTDGQGRDLLSGILYGLRISLVVGVGSALIAGIVGTLLGLLAAYAGGKVDALIMRLVDLILSFPSILVAMMILAYLGKGVGNVVLTLVILEWAYYARTARGQALVERRREYVEAARCLDIPNWRIMLKHILPNCLPPLIVIGTLQIARAITLEATLSFLGLGVPVTEPSLGLLISNGFQTMLSGEYWISFYPGIALLITIVAINLVGDRLRDVLNPRTHK, encoded by the coding sequence ATGAGCGCCGTATCTACCCCGAACCCTACCCCCGCGCTGCGCCGCGAATCGCCGTGGCGGCGCAACCTGGCCGAGTTCATGTCGTCGAAGACGGCGGTGCTGGGCCTGGCTGTCGCCACGCTGCTGATCCTGGCCGCCATCCTGGCGCCCTGGATCGCGCCGCAGAATCCGTATGACCTGCTGCAGATCGACGTGCTGGACGCACGCCTGCCGCCGGGCAGCATGAACGGCCTGGACACCTTCCACTACTGGCTGGGCACCGACGGCCAGGGCCGCGACCTGCTCTCGGGCATTCTGTACGGCCTGCGCATCAGCCTGGTGGTGGGCGTGGGCTCGGCCCTCATCGCCGGCATCGTCGGCACGCTGCTGGGCCTCTTGGCCGCCTACGCCGGCGGCAAGGTCGACGCCCTGATCATGCGCCTGGTGGACCTGATCCTGTCGTTCCCGTCCATCCTGGTCGCCATGATGATCCTGGCCTACCTGGGCAAGGGCGTGGGCAACGTGGTGTTGACGCTGGTGATCCTGGAATGGGCCTACTACGCCCGTACCGCGCGCGGCCAGGCCCTGGTCGAGCGCCGCCGCGAATACGTGGAAGCCGCCCGCTGCCTGGACATCCCCAACTGGCGCATCATGTTGAAGCACATCCTGCCCAACTGCCTGCCGCCGCTGATCGTCATCGGCACTTTGCAGATCGCGCGCGCCATCACGCTGGAAGCTACCTTGAGCTTCCTGGGCCTGGGCGTGCCCGTGACCGAACCGTCGCTGGGGCTGCTGATCTCCAACGGCTTCCAGACCATGCTGTCCGGCGAATACTGGATCAGCTTCTACCCCGGCATCGCGCTCCTGATCACCATCGTGGCGATCAACCTGGTGGGCGACCGCCTGCGCGACGTGCTGAACCCGAGGACCCACAAATGA
- a CDS encoding ABC transporter permease produces MTGWLLRRIAQAAVVVFLMTLIVFVGLHAIGNPVDILIGQDVDQVDRARIIAELGLDKPLWEQYLAFLNGALHGNLGNSFVYNIPAVELVIQRLPATFELAIAAMMLAVVVGLPLGLYAGLYPDSRFAKMIMAGSIVGFSLPTFWIALMLIMTFSVSLGWLPASGRGETVEFLGFQWSWLTADGWRHLILPAFNLSLFKISLVIRLTRAGVRDVLPLDFVKFARAKGLSPMRVVCVHVLRNTMIPLVTVLGLELGSTIAFAVVTESIFAWPGAGKLILDSLNALDRPVIVAYLIVVVCLFVTLNLIVDILYKVLDPRVRLEASA; encoded by the coding sequence ATGACGGGCTGGTTGCTGCGCCGCATCGCGCAAGCCGCGGTGGTGGTCTTCCTGATGACGCTGATCGTCTTCGTGGGCCTGCATGCCATCGGCAATCCGGTGGACATCCTGATCGGCCAGGACGTGGACCAGGTGGACCGCGCCCGCATCATCGCCGAACTCGGCCTGGACAAGCCGCTGTGGGAACAGTATCTGGCGTTCCTGAACGGCGCCCTGCACGGCAATCTGGGCAACAGCTTCGTCTACAACATCCCTGCGGTCGAACTGGTGATCCAGCGCCTGCCGGCGACGTTCGAGCTGGCCATCGCCGCAATGATGTTGGCCGTGGTGGTGGGTCTGCCTCTGGGCCTGTACGCAGGTCTGTATCCGGATAGCCGTTTCGCCAAGATGATCATGGCGGGCAGCATCGTCGGCTTCTCGCTGCCGACGTTCTGGATCGCGCTGATGCTGATCATGACCTTCAGCGTGTCGCTGGGCTGGCTGCCGGCCAGCGGCCGCGGCGAAACCGTGGAGTTCCTGGGCTTCCAGTGGTCGTGGCTGACGGCCGACGGCTGGCGCCACCTGATCCTGCCGGCGTTCAACCTGTCGCTGTTCAAGATTTCGCTGGTGATCCGCCTGACCCGCGCCGGCGTGCGCGACGTGCTGCCGCTGGACTTCGTGAAGTTCGCGCGCGCCAAGGGCCTGTCGCCCATGCGCGTGGTCTGTGTGCACGTGCTGCGCAACACCATGATTCCGCTGGTGACGGTGCTGGGCCTGGAGCTGGGCTCCACCATCGCCTTCGCCGTGGTCACGGAAAGCATCTTCGCCTGGCCCGGCGCCGGCAAGCTGATCCTGGACAGCCTGAACGCGCTGGACCGCCCCGTCATCGTGGCCTACCTGATCGTGGTGGTGTGCCTGTTCGTGACCCTGAACCTGATCGTGGACATTCTTTATAAAGTGCTGGACCCGCGGGTGCGGCTGGAGGCCTCGGCATGA
- a CDS encoding flavin-containing monooxygenase has translation MNQPVATPPQGLAALEARLRQDLSWLEIPAKNWVTPRLVDGQPVLDVAVVGGGMAGLAAAASLKHLGINAPIFDQAPEGYEGPWATTARMETLRSPKQLTGPALGLPALTFRAWFEAQFGSEAWDALDKIPRLQWMDYLRWYRRALELDVRNEHRILAVLPRADQLVQLDIESPAGRSTVLARRVVLATGRDGLGGAYVPDFSKKLPRNRWAHSSDVMDYNTLAGKRVGVVGAGASAMDSAGTALEAGAASVDLLIRRNDIPRINKGKGAGNPGLTHGHLTLPDEWKWKIRHYINAAQVPPPRGSTLRVSRHPNARFNLGCGVQDLALVGDEIHVTTPKGVFVLDFLIFSTGFRIDWTVRPEFAALAPHVRAWGDRYVPPAGEEDQELHDSPDLGAVFELQEKTPGACPGLDRVHCFSYPAALTQGTISGDIPAISEGAKRLAQGIAGLFYREDVETHYANMEAFSEPEVFGDEWTPAPAPQAETAQ, from the coding sequence ATGAATCAGCCTGTAGCCACCCCGCCGCAAGGCCTAGCCGCGCTGGAAGCGCGCCTGCGGCAAGACCTGTCCTGGCTGGAAATCCCCGCCAAGAACTGGGTCACGCCGCGCCTCGTCGACGGCCAGCCCGTGCTGGACGTGGCCGTCGTCGGCGGCGGCATGGCCGGCCTGGCCGCGGCCGCCTCGCTCAAGCACCTGGGCATCAATGCCCCGATCTTCGACCAGGCGCCCGAAGGCTATGAAGGTCCCTGGGCCACCACCGCCCGCATGGAAACCCTGCGTTCGCCCAAGCAGCTGACCGGCCCCGCGCTGGGCCTGCCGGCGCTGACCTTCCGCGCCTGGTTCGAAGCCCAGTTCGGTTCCGAGGCCTGGGATGCGTTGGACAAGATCCCGCGCCTGCAATGGATGGATTACCTGCGCTGGTACCGCCGCGCGCTGGAACTGGATGTGCGCAACGAACACCGCATCCTGGCCGTGCTGCCGCGCGCCGACCAGCTGGTGCAGCTGGACATCGAATCCCCCGCCGGACGCAGCACGGTGCTGGCGCGCCGGGTGGTGCTGGCCACCGGCCGCGACGGCCTGGGCGGCGCCTATGTGCCTGATTTTTCGAAGAAGCTGCCGCGCAACCGCTGGGCGCATTCGTCCGACGTGATGGACTACAACACCCTGGCCGGCAAGCGCGTGGGCGTGGTGGGCGCGGGTGCGTCGGCCATGGACAGCGCGGGCACCGCGCTGGAAGCCGGCGCCGCCAGCGTAGACCTGCTGATCCGCCGCAACGACATTCCGCGCATCAACAAGGGCAAGGGCGCGGGTAACCCCGGCCTGACCCACGGCCACCTGACCCTGCCCGATGAATGGAAGTGGAAGATCCGCCACTACATCAACGCCGCCCAGGTGCCGCCGCCGCGCGGCAGCACGCTGCGCGTCTCGCGCCACCCCAACGCCCGCTTTAATCTGGGCTGCGGCGTGCAGGACCTGGCGCTGGTCGGCGACGAGATCCACGTCACCACGCCGAAGGGCGTGTTCGTGCTGGACTTCCTGATCTTCTCCACGGGTTTCCGCATCGACTGGACCGTGCGTCCGGAGTTCGCCGCGCTGGCGCCGCACGTGCGCGCCTGGGGCGACCGCTACGTGCCGCCGGCCGGCGAAGAAGACCAGGAACTGCATGACTCGCCCGACCTGGGCGCGGTGTTCGAATTGCAGGAAAAAACCCCGGGCGCCTGTCCCGGCCTGGACCGCGTGCATTGCTTCTCCTACCCGGCAGCGCTGACGCAGGGCACGATCTCGGGCGACATCCCGGCCATCAGCGAAGGCGCCAAGCGCCTGGCGCAAGGCATCGCCGGCCTGTTCTACCGCGAGGACGTGGAGACGCACTACGCCAATATGGAAGCGTTCTCCGAACCCGAAGTGTTCGGTGACGAATGGACGCCGGCCCCGGCCCCGCAAGCGGAGACCGCGCAATGA
- a CDS encoding LysR family transcriptional regulator — MELRQLEAFAAVMSTGSVTAAGRLLGRSQPAISRLLQELEAEIGYPLFARSGPRVTPTEQGFLLYDDVERALAGMQQIRSRADEIARGQAQPLLMAATSALAAGLVPDALKRIEDRIGAARIQLRSASPERVVHAVLSGAAQLGATSLPLEHRGLTVHWIGQAPCVVALPENDPLAQQAVVPVAALAGRRMITMANPYRLRRRLDAALAQNAQTLGTMETNSSVNALAAVRAGLGVSVLEPITAYGAPMPGVAIRPIDLDIPFFFGVITPQSQTPTPACQAMVDALAQAAAALLPGFALHDAAEHSALLQSIYGDDAPLTESPAI, encoded by the coding sequence ATGGAACTTCGTCAACTCGAGGCCTTCGCGGCCGTCATGTCCACGGGCAGCGTCACTGCTGCCGGCCGGCTGTTGGGACGCTCCCAGCCGGCGATCAGCCGGTTGTTGCAGGAACTGGAAGCCGAGATCGGCTATCCCTTGTTTGCGCGCAGCGGCCCGCGCGTGACGCCCACCGAGCAGGGCTTCCTGCTGTATGACGACGTCGAGCGCGCGTTGGCGGGCATGCAGCAGATCCGCAGCCGCGCCGATGAAATCGCCCGCGGCCAGGCCCAGCCGCTGCTGATGGCCGCCACCTCCGCCCTGGCGGCAGGCCTGGTGCCCGACGCGCTCAAGCGCATCGAGGACCGGATCGGCGCCGCGCGCATCCAGTTGCGCAGCGCCTCGCCCGAGCGCGTGGTGCACGCCGTGCTGTCGGGCGCCGCGCAACTGGGCGCGACCAGCCTGCCGCTGGAGCATCGCGGCCTGACGGTGCACTGGATCGGGCAAGCGCCCTGTGTGGTCGCGCTGCCGGAAAACGATCCGCTGGCGCAACAAGCCGTGGTGCCAGTCGCCGCGCTGGCTGGACGCCGCATGATCACGATGGCCAATCCCTACCGCCTGCGCCGCCGCCTGGACGCCGCGCTGGCGCAGAACGCCCAGACGCTGGGCACGATGGAAACCAATTCGTCCGTCAACGCCCTGGCCGCCGTGCGCGCCGGACTGGGCGTGTCGGTGCTGGAACCGATCACCGCCTACGGCGCCCCCATGCCGGGCGTGGCGATCCGGCCCATCGACCTGGACATTCCCTTTTTCTTCGGGGTCATCACCCCGCAGTCGCAAACGCCGACGCCAGCCTGCCAGGCCATGGTCGACGCGCTGGCCCAAGCCGCCGCAGCCCTGCTGCCCGGCTTCGCCCTGCACGACGCCGCCGAGCATTCGGCGCTGCTGCAGTCGATCTATGGCGACGACGCCCCTCTTACGGAATCCCCTGCTATATGA